The Streptomyces sp. NBC_00335 DNA window CTGGAAGACCTCCAGCGCATCGCCGCCGATCACGGCGTTCCGGTCACCGTCTCCGCCTGCTGATCCCAGCCGCCGTACCCACACACCCCGGACCCCGGAGGCCGCCACCCGGCCGCCGGGGTTCCTTCATGCCCCGCGGCGTCCCGGAACCCGCCCCGGGGCGGGTTCCACCGCTCAGTCGTGCCAGGCCCCTGCTTCCTCCAGCAGCGGCCGCAGCGAGGCGAACACCGCGGGGGTCGCGGCCAGCGCGAGCTCGCCCGAGGCGGGCTCCCCGGGCCGGCCGCCCGTGACCGCGCCGGCCTCCCGCGCGATCAGCTCTCCGGCCGCCAGGTCCCACGGGTTCAGCCCGCGCTCCCAGTACCCGTCTAGCCGTCCGGCGGCCACGTCGCACAGGTCGATCGCCGCCGAACCGCCGCGCCGGATGTCCCGGACCAGCGGGATGATCCGCTGCGCGACATCGGCCTGGTGCGCCCGCCGGCTCTGGACGTACGCGAATCCGGTGCCGATCAGCGCCTGGTCCAGCGGAGCGGCCGGCCGGCAGGCGAGGCGGACGTCGCCCAGCCAGGCCCCGCCTCCCAGCACCGCGTGGTACGTCTCCCCGCGCATCGGCGCCGCCACGACCCCGGCCACCGTCTCGCCGCGGTACTCGGCCGCGATGGACACGCCCCAGGTCGGCAGCCCGTAGAGGTAGTTCACCGTGCCGTCGAGCGGGTCGATGACCCACCGCACGCCACTGGTGCCGGCCGATTCGGAACCCTCCTCGCCCAGCAGCCCGTCCTCGGGCCGCCGTTCCCCGAGGATCCCGGTGATCAGCTTCTCGGCCGCGATGTCCATCTCGGTCACCACGTCGATCGGGCTCGTCTTGGTCGAGGCGACCGCCAGATCGGCGGGCCGCCCGTCCCTCAGCAGCGCGCCCGCCCGGCCGGCCGCCTCCAGGGCCACGTCCAGCAGTTCGGTCTTCAGCTCTTCGGAGATCACGCCGGGCTCCCGTTCATCGAGTTCTGCGGACGTCACTGCGCGCCCTTCGCTGCGCACACCGGCGGCTACGCGTAGGGGCTGTCCACGCCCGCGGCCGCCGGCCGGGGCCCGCGCGCCGGGCAGCAGCCCACCGCGCACAGGTCGTGGCTCGCGCCGAGCAGCCCGAGCGCGCAACGCTCCACGGCCTCGCCGCGTTCCGCCGCGGCCCGCTCCAGCACGAGGTCCCGTACCGCCTCCGCGAACCGGGGGTCGGCGCCGACCGTGGCCGAGCGGGCGATGGGCAGCCCCAGCTCGGCGGCCTTCGCCGTCGCCTCCGTGTCGAGGTCGTACAGCACCTCCATGTGGTCCGAGACGAAGCCGATGGGCACCATGACCACCGCCGGGGCGCCCGCCGTGTGCAGGGCCTCCAGGTGGTCGCAGATGTCCGGCTCCAGCCACGGGATGTGCGGGGCGCCGCTGCGCGACTGGTAGACGAGCTCCCAGGGCAGCTCGGTGCCGGTCTCGGCGCGGACCGCGTCGGCGATCAGCTTCGCGACGTCCAGGTGCTGCTTGACGTACGCGCCGCCCTCGCCGTCCGCGGAGTGGTCCTCCACCGGGCCGGAGGCGTCCGCGGCCGCGGTCGGGATGGAATGCGTGGTGAAGGCCAGGTGCGCCCCGGCGCGGACCTCCCCGGGCAGCGCGGCCAGCGAGGCCAGCACCCCGTCGATCATGGGCTGCACGAAGCCGGGGTGGTTGAAGTAGTGCCGCAGCTTGTCGACCTTCGGCAGGTCCGCCTCGGCCACGCCCTCCTCCACGAGCAGGGCCAGCGCGTCCGCGAGGTTCTCGCGGTACTGCCGGCAGCCCGAGTACGAGGCGTACGCGCTGGTGGCGAGCACCGCGATGCGGCGGCGCCCGTCGGCGGCCATCTCGCGCATCACGTCGTTCAGGTACGGGGCCCAGTTGCGGTTGCCCCAGTAGACCGGCAGGTCCAGCCCGTGCCCGGCGAAGTCCTTGCGCAGGGCGTCCAGCAGCTCGCGGTTCTGCCCGTTGATCGGGCTGACCCCGCCGAAGCCGAAGTAGTGCTGCCCGACCTCCTTGAGCCGCTCGCGCGGGATGCCCCGGCCACGCGTGACGTTCTCCAGGAACGGCACGACGTCGTCGGGCCCCTCGGGGCCGCCGAAGGACAGCAGCAGGAGGGCGTCGTAGGGGGCGGCGGGGCTTTCGGCCGAGCCGGGAGCGGAGGCGCGGAGCTGGTCAGACATGCTTCGAATCCTGCCACCCGCCGCCGCCCGGCGGAAAACAGGCCCGCCCTGCGGGACCGCTCCACCGCGGGCCGGGACCCCCTTCCGGCCCCCCCCGGCTTCATCAGGCGGGCGGCCCGTACGCGGCCGTAACCTGTATGGGCCAATGACGTCCCTTACGGAGGGCACCTTGCCCAGTCCCTACCGCGCGATCTTCGCCGCTCCCGGGAGCCGGGGCTTCAGCGCGGCCGGCCTCATCGGCCGGCTGCCGCTCTCCATGGTCGGCATCGGCATCCTGACGATGATCTCCGAGCTCACCGGCCGCTACTCGCTGGCCGGCGCCCTCACCGCCACCCTCGCGCTCTCCGCCGCCGCGATCGGCCCGCAGGTCTCCCGCCTGGTCGACCAGTACGGCCAGCGCCGCGTCCTGCGGCCGGCGACCCTGCTCGCGCTCCTGGCCATCTCCGGGCTGCTGCTGTGCGCGGCCAACAACACGCCCGACTGGACCCTGTTCGTCTTCGCGGCGCTCGCCGGCTGCGTACCCAGCGTGGGCTCGATGATCCGCGCCCGGTGGACGGCCATCTACCGGGATTCGCCGCGCGAACTGCACACGGCGTACTCCCTGGAGTCCGTCCTGGACGAGGTCTGCTTCATCTTCGGGCCGATCCTGGCCATCGGGCTCTCCACCACCTGGTTCCCGGAAGCGGGCCCGCTGGTCGCCGGGGTCTGCCTGCTGGTGGGGGTGTGGTGGCTGACCGCGCAGCGCGCCACCGAGCCCGCCCCGCACCCGCGCGGCGGGGACGCCGACCGGACCTCGGCGCTGCGCTCCCCCGGACTCCAGGTGCTGATGGCCACCTTCGTGGCCACCGGCGCCATCTTCGGCTCCATCGACGTGGTCACCCTGGCCTTTGCCGAGGAGCAGGGACACAAGGCGTGGGCCAGCTTCATCCTCGCCATCTGGGCGGTCGGCTCCTGCCTCGCGGGCATCGTCTTCGGCCTGCTGCACCTCAAGGGCAAGCCGGAACGCAGGTGGGTGCTGGGCATCTGTGCGATGGCCGTGAGTATGATCCCCCTCCTACTGGCCGGGAACCTTCCGTTTCTGGCCGTGGCGCTCTTCGTCTCGGGCCTCGCCATCGCTCCCACGATGATCACCACGATGGCCCTGATCGAGGCGCACGTACCACGCGCGAAGCTGACCGAGGGCATGACCTGGATCAGCACCGGCCTCGCGGTCGGGGTCGCGCTCGGCTCCTCCGTGGCCGGCTGGGTCATCGACGCCGCCGGCGCGAAGACCGGGTACGTCGTCTCCATCTCGGCGGGGACCGCCGCGGCGGCGGTTGCGTTCGCGGGTTACCGCCGGCTGACGAGGTCGGCGCAAGGGGAGGAGCCTTCCAACGATGGCGACGACGGGGACAGCAGGCAGCAGCGGGACACGGACCGCCGCGTGGCATAACTGGGCGGGCAACGTCAGCGCCACGCCCGCGCGCGTGGTCACCCCGGCATCGGTCGGGGAGCTTCAGGAGGCGGTCCGCCGGGCCGCCGGGGACGGGCTGAAGGTGAAGGCGGTCGGCACCGGCCACTCCTTCACCGCGGCCGCCGCGACCGACGGCGTACTGATCCGCCCGCAGGCGCTGGCCGGGATCCAGGCGATCGACCGGAGCGCCGGCACCGTCACCGTGGCGGCGGGCACGGTCCTCAAGGACCTCAACCTGGCCCTCGCCAAGGAGGGCCTGTCGCTCACCAACATGGGCGACATCATGGAGCAGACGGTCTCGGGCGCCACCAGCACCGGCACCCACGGAACCGGCCGCGACTCGGCCTCCATCGCCGCCCAGATACGCGGCCTGGAGCTGGTCACGGCGGACGGAGCTCTGCTGACGTGCTCCGAGAAGGAGAACCCCGAGGTCTTCGCGGCGGCGCGCCTCGGCATGGGCGCGCTCGGCGTGGTCACCTCGCTCACCTTCGCCGTGGAGCCGCTCTTCTTCCTGACCGCCCGTGAGGAGCCGATGACCTTCGACCGGGTCACGGCGGAGTTCGACCAGCACCACGCGGAGAACGAGCACTTCGAGTTCTACTGGTTCCCGCACACCGGCAACTGCAACACCAAGCGCAACAACCGCAGCCAGGGCCCGGCCGCCCCGCCCGGAGCGGTCTCCGCCTGGGTCGAGGACGAGCTGCTGTCCAACGGCCTCTTCCAGGCCGTCAACTCCTTCGGCCGCGCCGTCCCGGCGGCCATCCCCTCCATCGCCCGGATCGCGAGCCGCGCCCTGTCGGCGCGCACCTACACGGACATCCCGTACAAGGTGTTCACCAGCCCGCGCCGGGTGCGGTTCGTGGAGATGGAGTACGCCCTTCCGCGCGAGCGCGTCGTCGAGGCGCTGCGGGAGCTGAAGGCCATGGTGGACCGCTCCGGCCTGCGGATCAGCTTCCCGGTGGAGGTGCGGACGGCTCCGGCGGACGACATCACCCTATCGACCGCCTCGGACCGCGAGAGCGCGTACATCGCGGTGCACATGTACAAGGGCACCCCGTACCAGGCGTACTTCACGGCCGCCGAGCGGATCTTCACCGAGTACGGCGGGCGTCCGCACTGGGGCAAGGTCCACACGCGGGACGCGGAGTACTTCGCCGGGGTGTACCCGCGCTTCGGGGAGTTCACCGCGCTCCGGGACCGGCTGGACCCGAACCGGGTCTTCGGCAACGACTACCTGCGGCGGGTTCTCGGGGACTGAGCCCCGGGCTCAGGGAGTCGGCGCGGAGGCGGCGCCGGTGCCGCTCGTACCGGCGCCGCCCGGCGTCGCCCGGCCGCTGCTCGGCGTCGGGGACTTCGAGGGCGTGGTGCTCGGCGAGGGATCGGGCTTCGGCGGGGTCGGGCTGGGGCTGGACGACGGGTCCGCGGACGGCGAGGTGTCCGGGTCCGGCTTCGGCTTCGGGCTCTGGCCGCCGTTCGAGTGCGAAGGGGTCGGGGAGCTCCCGGTGTCCGGGGTCTTCCCGCCCTTCTCCCCCGTGCCGGTGCCGGTGCCCGTGCCCTGCTGCTCCTTGGACGTGTCCGGCTTGTAGTCGCGGGCCTTACCGACACCGCCGGTGAAGATCGTGCCGCCGCCGGCGCTGACCGCGGTGCCGGCCACCGCCTCGTAGGTCCCCAGACCGCCGAGCGCGATGGCGAAGGCCGCGCCGGAGGCCACCGCCGTACGCTTCCAGCCCCGCATCCTGGTCCCGTGGACCGTGCCCTCGGAGAACTCCTCGTCGGTCGGCGGCCCGCCGGCCGGGACGGTGCCCAGCATCATCGTCCCGTCCGGCGCCCGCCCCGCGGGAGCGGACCCGGGCCCGTCCACCGGGACCTGACGGGCCTTCGGCCGGGCCGTCTCGCGCAACTGGTCGCCGGTGCGGCGGAAGAAGTGCTGGATGACGGGTCCGCCCGCGGTGGCCACCACGCTCACGATGCCGGCGCCGATGATGGTCCCGTAGAGGCCCATCCCCGAGGCGAGCACGGCCGCCGCGACCGTGGCGAGGGAGGAACCCGCGACCTGAGCCACGCTCAGATCGAGTTTCTTCTTCTCCTTCTCCTGCTCCGGTTCGACGCCCAGCACCGTCTTCTGACCCATCGCCATCCCCTGCGTGTCCTGCCCCTCGCGCTCCAACGCCTTCTCCCGTTACTGACACGTCAGCGAAACGGATAGTTCCGTTTCCGGAGATTCTGTGAAGCAAGACACCCGAAAACGGGCGCACGTCCAGGTCCGGCCGGATGTGGACCCGATTCAGGGCAGCCCAACTCCCGCCGTCCGAGACAAGTTCGGCGGCGCGGCGGTCCACCCAGGTGGCCCGAATGGAGTACTGTGGCGAGCCCTGGGGCCGTCCTTCCTTTCGGATGTCCGGACTCGGGAGAGGGGGCCGGCTGATGGAAAACGGCACTCGAGACCGGCGATGCCGCGGTTTTGCACGGGATCCTGCTGCGCACAGTAATCGTTCGGTCACTGTGCGTACCCAACAGGTAACCGTGCCATAACAGCGATCAAGGGCGCATGCCCGACACGCCGGTTTAACTCGGCAAGGTAGTGGCAGGCTGCACCCGGGCAGGCCACACTCGACTAGCGGAAGCAGCGACGCACGTGACGTCGGCAGGCACCACCCGGGAGGTCCCCATGCCCGAACTGCGTGTCGTGGCCGTCTCAAATGACGGCACACGACTGGTGCTCAAGGCTGCGGACAGCACGGAGTACACGCTTCCGATCGACGAGCGTCTCCGGGCTGCCGTGCGCAACGACCGTGCGCGCCTGAACCAGATCGAGATCGAGGTGGAGAGCCACCTCCGCCCCCGCGACATCCAGGCCCGCATACGAGCCGGTGCCTCCGCGGAGGAGGTCGCCCAGATGGCCGGCATCCCCGTCGACCGGGTACGCCGCTTCGAGGGCCCCGTGCTCGCGGAGCGCGCGTTCATGGCGGAGCGGGCCCGCAAGACCCCCGTGCGCCGGCCCGGCGAGAACACCGGACCCCAGCTCGGCGAGGCCGTGCAGGAACGCCTCACGCTGCGCGGTGCCGAGAAGGAATCCGTCCAGTGGGACTCCTGGCGCCGCGACGACGGCACCTGGGAGGTCCTGCTGGTCTACCGGGTCGCGGGCGAACCGCACTCGGCGAGCTGGACGTACGACCCGCCGCGCCGGCTGGTCGTGGCCGTGGACGACGAGGCCCGCTCGCTGATCGGCGAGTCGGACGACCTGCCGGCGACCCCGGAGCCGAGCTTCCCGTTCGTGCCGAGGATCGCGCGGCTGCCTCGCGACCGGCCGCTGGACCGGGCGCTCGACCGCCAGATGGAACGACCCACAGCGCCCGCTCCCCCGCCGGAGCCGGAGGCCGAGGAGGAGCGCGACACGCTGACGGCCCTGCTGGAGGCGGTCCCGAGCTTCCGCGGCGACATGGTGGTTCCGGAGCCGGTGACGGAACCTGAGGTGGAGGAGCCGCCCGCCGCTTCGGCCTCGGCCGGTGCGGGTTCCGCATACGCGGACGTCCTGATGCCGCGCACCGTGGCGGGACACCGGGACCGGCTGACGGGCACGACCGACCGGCAGGCGGAGGCCGACGGGGTCCGTCCGGGCCGCCGCGCGGCGGTGCCGAGCTGGGACGAGATCGTCTTCGGCACCCGCCGCAAGAAGCAGGAGTAGTACGGGCCCGGGCACCGGCGGCGCAGGCCGCCGGTGCCCGGGGCCGAGCACCGCCTAGCCCGGCAGTTCGCCGACCGCCACCTCGCGCGACGGGTCCGCGGACCACTCCGACCAGCTGCCCGCGTACAGCGCCGCCGGGATGCCCGCCGCCGCGAGCGCCAGGACCTCGTGGGCCCCCGAGACGCCCGAGCCGCAGTAGACCCCGACCGGGGTGCCGGTGTCGGCGTGCACGCCCAGGCCCTCGAAGCGGGCCCGCAGGGCTTCGCGGCCCAGGAGCAGGCCGTCGGGTCCCGCGTTCTCCGTGGTCGGCGCCGAGACCGCCCCGGGGATGTGGCCCCCGACCGGGTCGATCGGTTCGACCTCGCCCCGGTACCGCTCGCCCGCCCGTGCGTCCAGCAGCACACCCGTCCGGGCCAGCGCCGCCGCCCCGTCGGCGTCCAGGAGTCCGATGGCACCGGGATTTGGCTTGAAATCACCCTCGCTCACAGGAGTGACCTCGGCCGACAGCGGACCGTCACCGGCCTTCCACGCGGCCAGTCCCCCGTCCAGGACCCGCACGCGCGGGTGACCCGTCCAGCGCAACAGCCACCACGCGCGCGCCGCCGCCCAGCCCTGGCCGCCGTCGTACACGACCACCGGCGCGTCCAGCGAGACCCCGGCCCGCCGCATCACCGCCCCGAACTCCTCGGGATCCGGCAGCGGGTGCCGGCCGCCGGAGCCCGCCGGGCCTGCGAGTTCCGCGTCGAGGTCGACGTAGACGGCGTTCGGGAGGTGTCCGGCCTCGTACTCGGGCCTCAGGTTCGGGCCGCCGAGCTGCCAGCGGACGTCCAGGAGCACCGGCGGCAGCGGGCCGGCCAGCTCCTCTTTCAGGTCGGCGGCGGAGACGAGCGGGGAGCGGGGCGGGTTCGCAGTCATGCGGGCCATTTTGCTCCCCGCCACCCACCCCGCGTAACAAGCTGTGCGTCAACGTGCCGGGACGGGCCGCACTGATCCGGACATCTCTCCCGGCTCCCGGAAAACCCGGCCGGTCGGGGCGCGCCGGGCCCCCTGGAGTGGAAGCATCAGCTCCGGGAAGGGTCACGAGCGTGACGACGGAGGAGACGGCTGACATGACCGAGGCATCGGAAGCAACGCGGCGCACGCCCGGCACGCCGTGCTGGGCGAGCCTGATGGTGCACGGCCTCGGTACCACCGAGGAGTTCTACGCCGACCTGTTCGGCTGGGAGTACGAGCCCGGCCCCGAGCAACTCGGCCCGTACGTCCGGGCCATGCTCGGCGGGCGGGAGGTGGCCGGCATCGGCGAGATGCCGCCGGACCGGCAGCTCCCGGTGGCCTGGACCACCTACCTGGCGACGGACGACGCCGATGCCACGGCCGAATCCATCCGCTCCTGCGGCGGCACGGTCGCGGTGGGCCCGCTGGACGCCGGAATCGCGGGCCGGGTGGCGATCTGCTCGGACCCGCTGGGCGCGATCTTCGGGCTCTGGCAGGCGGCGTCCCACCTCGGCACCCGGCTGGCCGGGGGGCCCGGCACCCCGGTGTGGCACGAGCTGGTCACGCAGGACACCTCGACGGTCGGGAAGTTCTACGAGCACGTCTTCGGCCACGAGGCCCGTGCGCACGCCGGCGCGAACGATGCCGCCGACGAATTCGACTACCTCACCTTGTCCCTGCAGGGCCGGCCGGTGGCCGCCGTGCACGGGGTCGGCCGCTCCCTGCCCCACGACCGGGGGCCGCACTGGATGACGTACTTCGAGGTGGAGGACACCGACGCGGCCGCCGCCCGGGTCCAGCGGCTCGGCGGCCGGATCGTCCAGCCGCCGCGCGAGGGCCTGAGCGGCCGGCTGGCCGTGGTCACGGACCCGGAGGGCGCGGTGTTCACGCTCGTACGCGGCCGGGGCTGACCGCGGTCCGGGGCCGGGGCTGAGCGCCTGCGGGGCGGCTCAAGGGGTCGGCCGTGAGGGCCTGGCGTTGACCGTCAGGCCGGCGGTCAGGCCCGCGAGCAGCACTCCGCCGAAGGCCCACCAGAGGGTGGCGGCATAACCGCCCACCAGGTACTCGTCCATCGCGTTCTGCGACGCGATCCGCGGGCGGCCGGCGAAGACGGCGGCGAGCACCGCGGCGCCGATCGCCTCGCCCAGCTGGAGGGCCGTCATGGCGGCCGCCGAGGCGGCCCCGATGTGCTGCGGGGCCATGCCGGCGGTCGCGGTGGCGAGGAGCGGGGCGAAGGCCAGGCCGGTGCCGAGGCCGGCGAGGATCGTGCCGGGCAGCACCTGGGCCTCGTACACGCCATGTGCCTCCAGGCCGGTCAGGAGCAGCAGTCCGGCGGCCGCGAGCACCAGCCCGGCCGCGATCAGGACGCCGGGCGCGGCGCGGTGGAGCAGTCGGCCGGAGATCTGGGTGGATCCGATGACCACGGCCGCGAACATGGGCAGCAACTGCAGCCCGACCGTGCTCGGGGCGTGGCCGAGTACGTACTGCAGGTAGAAGCTCACGGACAGGAACAGGATGAGGAGGCCGGCCCCGGCCAGGAGCAGGGCGGCGAGGCTGCCGGCGCGGTTGCGGTCCCCCAGGACGTACGGCGGCAGGAGCGGGTACCGGGACCTGGTCTGCCACCGCAGGAAGGCCACGAGCAGGACGGCGCCGCCCCCGACGGGGAGCAGCACCATGGGGGTGCCCCAGCCGTGCGACTCGCTCGCGCCGAGGCCGTAGACGAGGGCGGCGACCGCGGCGGAGCCGAGCAGTACGCCGGGCACGTCGGGGCGGGCGCCGCCGGGGCCCGGGCGGTCGTGCGGCAGGCCGAGTGCGCAGATCAGGGCGATCACCCCGATGGGGACGGCGGCGTACACCGCCACGTCCCAGGCCAGGACCTGGACGAGCCATCCGCTCGCGAACAGCACGAACGCGGAGCCGCCGCCCACGAGCGCGGCGTAGATCCCGAAGGCCTTGCCGCGTTCCCTGGGGTCGCTGAAGCCCGCGGCCACCAG harbors:
- a CDS encoding sulfurtransferase — translated: MTANPPRSPLVSAADLKEELAGPLPPVLLDVRWQLGGPNLRPEYEAGHLPNAVYVDLDAELAGPAGSGGRHPLPDPEEFGAVMRRAGVSLDAPVVVYDGGQGWAAARAWWLLRWTGHPRVRVLDGGLAAWKAGDGPLSAEVTPVSEGDFKPNPGAIGLLDADGAAALARTGVLLDARAGERYRGEVEPIDPVGGHIPGAVSAPTTENAGPDGLLLGREALRARFEGLGVHADTGTPVGVYCGSGVSGAHEVLALAAAGIPAALYAGSWSEWSADPSREVAVGELPG
- a CDS encoding ferrochelatase: MSDQLRASAPGSAESPAAPYDALLLLSFGGPEGPDDVVPFLENVTRGRGIPRERLKEVGQHYFGFGGVSPINGQNRELLDALRKDFAGHGLDLPVYWGNRNWAPYLNDVMREMAADGRRRIAVLATSAYASYSGCRQYRENLADALALLVEEGVAEADLPKVDKLRHYFNHPGFVQPMIDGVLASLAALPGEVRAGAHLAFTTHSIPTAAADASGPVEDHSADGEGGAYVKQHLDVAKLIADAVRAETGTELPWELVYQSRSGAPHIPWLEPDICDHLEALHTAGAPAVVMVPIGFVSDHMEVLYDLDTEATAKAAELGLPIARSATVGADPRFAEAVRDLVLERAAAERGEAVERCALGLLGASHDLCAVGCCPARGPRPAAAGVDSPYA
- a CDS encoding D-arabinono-1,4-lactone oxidase; the protein is MATTGTAGSSGTRTAAWHNWAGNVSATPARVVTPASVGELQEAVRRAAGDGLKVKAVGTGHSFTAAAATDGVLIRPQALAGIQAIDRSAGTVTVAAGTVLKDLNLALAKEGLSLTNMGDIMEQTVSGATSTGTHGTGRDSASIAAQIRGLELVTADGALLTCSEKENPEVFAAARLGMGALGVVTSLTFAVEPLFFLTAREEPMTFDRVTAEFDQHHAENEHFEFYWFPHTGNCNTKRNNRSQGPAAPPGAVSAWVEDELLSNGLFQAVNSFGRAVPAAIPSIARIASRALSARTYTDIPYKVFTSPRRVRFVEMEYALPRERVVEALRELKAMVDRSGLRISFPVEVRTAPADDITLSTASDRESAYIAVHMYKGTPYQAYFTAAERIFTEYGGRPHWGKVHTRDAEYFAGVYPRFGEFTALRDRLDPNRVFGNDYLRRVLGD
- a CDS encoding MFS transporter, encoding MPSPYRAIFAAPGSRGFSAAGLIGRLPLSMVGIGILTMISELTGRYSLAGALTATLALSAAAIGPQVSRLVDQYGQRRVLRPATLLALLAISGLLLCAANNTPDWTLFVFAALAGCVPSVGSMIRARWTAIYRDSPRELHTAYSLESVLDEVCFIFGPILAIGLSTTWFPEAGPLVAGVCLLVGVWWLTAQRATEPAPHPRGGDADRTSALRSPGLQVLMATFVATGAIFGSIDVVTLAFAEEQGHKAWASFILAIWAVGSCLAGIVFGLLHLKGKPERRWVLGICAMAVSMIPLLLAGNLPFLAVALFVSGLAIAPTMITTMALIEAHVPRAKLTEGMTWISTGLAVGVALGSSVAGWVIDAAGAKTGYVVSISAGTAAAAVAFAGYRRLTRSAQGEEPSNDGDDGDSRQQRDTDRRVA
- a CDS encoding inositol monophosphatase family protein; translated protein: MISEELKTELLDVALEAAGRAGALLRDGRPADLAVASTKTSPIDVVTEMDIAAEKLITGILGERRPEDGLLGEEGSESAGTSGVRWVIDPLDGTVNYLYGLPTWGVSIAAEYRGETVAGVVAAPMRGETYHAVLGGGAWLGDVRLACRPAAPLDQALIGTGFAYVQSRRAHQADVAQRIIPLVRDIRRGGSAAIDLCDVAAGRLDGYWERGLNPWDLAAGELIAREAGAVTGGRPGEPASGELALAATPAVFASLRPLLEEAGAWHD
- a CDS encoding VOC family protein, coding for MTEASEATRRTPGTPCWASLMVHGLGTTEEFYADLFGWEYEPGPEQLGPYVRAMLGGREVAGIGEMPPDRQLPVAWTTYLATDDADATAESIRSCGGTVAVGPLDAGIAGRVAICSDPLGAIFGLWQAASHLGTRLAGGPGTPVWHELVTQDTSTVGKFYEHVFGHEARAHAGANDAADEFDYLTLSLQGRPVAAVHGVGRSLPHDRGPHWMTYFEVEDTDAAAARVQRLGGRIVQPPREGLSGRLAVVTDPEGAVFTLVRGRG
- the sepH gene encoding septation protein SepH, which gives rise to MPELRVVAVSNDGTRLVLKAADSTEYTLPIDERLRAAVRNDRARLNQIEIEVESHLRPRDIQARIRAGASAEEVAQMAGIPVDRVRRFEGPVLAERAFMAERARKTPVRRPGENTGPQLGEAVQERLTLRGAEKESVQWDSWRRDDGTWEVLLVYRVAGEPHSASWTYDPPRRLVVAVDDEARSLIGESDDLPATPEPSFPFVPRIARLPRDRPLDRALDRQMERPTAPAPPPEPEAEEERDTLTALLEAVPSFRGDMVVPEPVTEPEVEEPPAASASAGAGSAYADVLMPRTVAGHRDRLTGTTDRQAEADGVRPGRRAAVPSWDEIVFGTRRKKQE